A genomic stretch from Arachis stenosperma cultivar V10309 chromosome 3, arast.V10309.gnm1.PFL2, whole genome shotgun sequence includes:
- the LOC130967276 gene encoding uncharacterized protein LOC130967276 produces MCKDCRRNHNLINISQPCIVDNIEEEVVNVQAERLKQRKDLEAKKCSSQPVKKPRTMNPESNKQTSHPNITTSQPKKPTMKPMSEPNQQKVKLKKTTAQPMKHVPQAKKTSYQAKSVPPQSSLEAANNSQGAKEKQSSSGCIVTRSRRQVKEAPFQENDTDSHDSYESTEDELYRPPKIVGDNLYSSDSDSDSGNRKRSGERDSRSEVREKQKSPKKRLVDKQIDTYDSNYEDFEDEQSSESDLDDSECASDADSWHSEDSEKVLESDEESPAVYPQLNEKTKFGQLKFEVSMVFKSKSKFMQATRDYAIQ; encoded by the exons ATGTGCAAGGATTGTAGGAGAAACCACAATCTAATCAATATTTCTCAGCCTTGTATAGTAGACAATATTGAGGAGGAAGTAGTGAATGTGCAAGCAGAAAGGTTGAAACAGAGGAAAGATTTGGAAGCTAAGAAGTGCAGTTCCCAACCTGTGAAGAAACCCAGAACAATGAATCCTGAGTCCAACAAGCAAACCTCTCACCCCAACATTACAACCTCACAGCCCAAAAAACCAACAATGAAGCCCATGTCTGAGCCCAACCAACAAAAGGTGAAGCTCAAAAAGACAACAGCTCAGCCCATGAAGCATGTTCCTCAGGCTAAGAAGACCAGTTATCAGGCTAAATCAGTCCCACCTCAATCATCATTAGAGGCAGCCAATAACTCACAAGGGGCAAAGGAGAAACAAAGTAGCAGTGGCTGCATAGTCACAAGATCTAGAAGACAAGTGAAGGAAGCTCCCTTCCAGGAAAATGACACTGACTCTCATGACTCTTATGAGAGTACTGAAGATGAATTGTATAGGCCTCCAAAAATTGTAGGAGACAACCTCTATAGCAGTGATAGTGACAGTGACTCTGGTAACAGAAAAAGAAGTGGAGAAAGGGACAGCAGGTCTGAAGTCAGAGAGAAGCAGAAGTCCCCTAAGAAAAGATTAGTTGATAAACAAATAGACACTTACGATTCTAACTATGAGGATTTTGAAGATGAACAAAGCTCTGAGTCTG ATTTAGATGATAGTGAATGTGCCTCAGATGCTGACTCCTGGCATTCAGAGGATTCTGAAAAGGTGTTGGAGTCTGATGAAGAATCACCAGCTGTATACCCTCAGCTCAATGAGAAAACCAAGTTTGGACAGTTGAAATTTGAGGTTAGTATGGTATTTAAATCCAAGTCTAAATTCATGCAAGCAACTAGGGATTATGCAATCCAGTAG